A single genomic interval of Neosynechococcus sphagnicola sy1 harbors:
- the menA gene encoding 2-carboxy-1,4-naphthoquinone phytyltransferase: MTTQSLPNSSKRLWLAAIKPPMYSVAVLPIWVGSAVAWAETQRFHPWIFATFLAAAILIVAWSNVSNDVYDADTGIDQHKAHSLVNLTGNKPLIFWIGNGLLFLGILGILAISWEQHDPTVIGLILLCCALGYSYQGPPFRFGYQGWGELICFICYGPLALSAVYYSQVQSWSLTNLAAAVIVGLTTSLILFCSHFHQVADDLAAGKRSPIVRLGTARGAALLPWVCGSLYGLTLLFVLLGSFPLWTLLVFLSLPFAVQLVRHVQTYHDQPDQVSNCKFIAVALHFCSGMLLGLGFVLG; the protein is encoded by the coding sequence ATGACAACTCAATCCCTACCCAACTCTTCTAAAAGGCTCTGGCTAGCTGCCATTAAGCCACCGATGTACAGTGTCGCGGTACTCCCCATTTGGGTTGGCTCTGCCGTTGCCTGGGCAGAAACCCAAAGGTTCCATCCCTGGATCTTTGCTACTTTTCTGGCTGCTGCTATCTTGATTGTTGCCTGGAGCAACGTCAGTAATGATGTGTATGATGCTGACACGGGCATTGATCAGCATAAAGCCCATTCCTTAGTGAACTTGACGGGGAATAAACCCCTGATATTTTGGATTGGCAATGGACTCCTGTTCCTGGGGATTTTAGGAATTCTCGCGATCTCCTGGGAGCAGCATGATCCAACCGTTATCGGCTTGATTCTGCTGTGTTGTGCCTTGGGTTACAGCTACCAGGGGCCCCCCTTTCGATTTGGCTATCAGGGGTGGGGGGAGCTGATATGTTTTATCTGCTACGGCCCTCTCGCCCTCTCCGCGGTCTATTATAGCCAGGTACAGTCCTGGTCCCTCACAAACCTGGCGGCTGCGGTAATTGTGGGCCTGACCACCAGTTTGATCCTGTTTTGTTCCCACTTTCATCAGGTGGCTGACGACTTAGCCGCTGGCAAGCGATCGCCGATTGTGCGCTTAGGAACAGCGCGGGGCGCAGCACTATTACCCTGGGTCTGTGGCAGCCTGTATGGGTTGACGTTGCTGTTTGTCCTCTTGGGCAGCTTCCCTCTCTGGACGCTCTTGGTATTTCTCAGTCTCCCCTTTGCGGTGCAGTTAGTCCGCCATGTCCAGACCTACCATGACCAGCCCGATCAAGTCAGTAACTGTAAGTTCATTGCGGTGGCACTGCACTTTTGCAGTGGGATGCTATTGGGACTGGGATTTGTGCTCGGTTAA
- a CDS encoding GNAT family N-acetyltransferase, translating to MVEPPKSRYTLTWISQIAEVPTAAWDALALPLKTPFLEWAWLHNLEQSGSASARTGWQPHHLTVWRDRNLVAAAPLYIKGHSFGEFVFDHQWADLAQRLGVEYYPKLVGMTPMTPAIGYRFLMAPDTDEAVVTELMVAEIDHFCSRHHLSGCHFLFVDPQWRQFMEQHGFSSWLHHSYIWQNQGFHSFEDYLAVFNSNQRRNIKRERKALETAGLHIQALTGDAIPKPLFSQMYDFYADTCDKFGWWGSKYLTRAFFEQLAHDYRHRVVFFAAYPAPDSLQPMGLSFCLTKGDQLYGRYWGCSQELDSLHFNACYYSPIEWAIAQGVQLFDPGAGGRHKQRRGFPATPNHSLHRFYHGRLTQILRSHLGEINQLEQQQIETLNQELPFKAQPSTNTEISDQQG from the coding sequence ATGGTGGAACCACCCAAGTCTCGTTATACCCTCACCTGGATCAGCCAGATCGCTGAGGTGCCCACAGCCGCCTGGGATGCCCTGGCTTTGCCCCTCAAAACTCCCTTCTTAGAGTGGGCGTGGCTGCACAATTTGGAACAGTCTGGCAGTGCCTCAGCTCGCACGGGTTGGCAACCCCATCATTTAACGGTCTGGCGCGATCGCAACCTTGTGGCTGCGGCACCGCTGTATATTAAGGGGCATAGCTTTGGGGAATTTGTCTTTGATCACCAGTGGGCTGATCTGGCTCAGCGGCTGGGGGTGGAGTACTATCCCAAATTGGTGGGCATGACCCCGATGACCCCCGCCATTGGCTATCGCTTTCTCATGGCTCCAGACACGGATGAAGCAGTGGTCACGGAACTGATGGTGGCTGAGATTGATCACTTCTGTAGTCGTCACCATCTCTCGGGCTGTCACTTTTTGTTTGTCGATCCCCAGTGGCGACAATTCATGGAGCAGCACGGCTTTTCCAGTTGGTTGCACCACAGTTACATCTGGCAAAATCAGGGCTTTCACAGCTTTGAGGATTACCTAGCGGTGTTTAACAGCAATCAGCGCCGCAATATTAAACGGGAGCGCAAGGCTCTGGAAACCGCCGGACTCCACATCCAGGCTTTGACAGGAGACGCGATCCCCAAGCCCCTGTTCTCCCAGATGTATGACTTCTATGCTGATACCTGCGATAAGTTCGGTTGGTGGGGGAGTAAATATCTGACGCGGGCATTTTTTGAACAATTAGCCCACGATTACCGCCATCGGGTGGTATTTTTTGCCGCCTATCCCGCACCCGACAGTCTCCAACCCATGGGGCTCTCTTTTTGTTTGACCAAGGGGGATCAACTCTATGGGCGCTATTGGGGGTGTTCTCAAGAACTAGACAGTTTGCACTTTAATGCCTGCTATTACAGCCCCATTGAATGGGCGATCGCCCAAGGGGTGCAACTGTTTGATCCAGGGGCAGGGGGACGGCACAAACAACGCCGAGGCTTTCCTGCGACTCCCAATCACAGTTTGCATCGGTTTTATCATGGGCGATTGACCCAGATTCTGCGATCTCACCTTGGGGAAATTAATCAGTTGGAGCAGCAACAAATTGAGACTTTAAATCAGGAACTGCCCTTCAAAGCGCAACCATCTACCAATACAGAAATTTCAGATCAACAAGGATAA
- a CDS encoding o-succinylbenzoate synthase, with translation MDDYQFKYWPYQYPLQPPLLTHHGFWEIREGMILQLCDRQGRVGWGEISPLPWFGSESLAQALAFCRQLPDRISEERVLGIPSHLPACQFGFESAWSSLQNLDAEADLSQLTYSALLPAGEQALQAWQLLWHQGYRTFKWKIAVYPWEQEQRILAQLVATLPSSAQLRLDANAGLDWLQATQWLQCCDQINHGEALPRIEFLEQPLAVDQFPALLDLSRRYATPLALDESVATLRQLQACYHQGWRGIFVIKPAIAGSPRQLRRLCHEYQLDWVASSVLETTIGRQAGLQLAATLPVSAPGNRRAVGYGTQTWIPDAQLIAGDADPFAPPAPEP, from the coding sequence TTGGATGACTATCAATTTAAGTACTGGCCCTATCAGTACCCTTTACAGCCGCCGCTCCTGACCCATCATGGTTTCTGGGAGATCAGGGAAGGGATGATTCTTCAACTCTGCGATCGCCAGGGTCGAGTCGGTTGGGGTGAAATTTCCCCCCTGCCCTGGTTTGGCTCCGAAAGCCTCGCCCAAGCCCTGGCTTTTTGCCGTCAACTCCCAGACCGCATTTCTGAGGAGAGGGTTCTGGGGATACCGTCCCATCTCCCTGCCTGTCAATTTGGGTTTGAATCTGCGTGGTCAAGTCTGCAAAATCTCGATGCAGAGGCGGATCTGAGTCAGTTGACCTACAGTGCCCTCCTCCCCGCTGGCGAACAGGCACTCCAGGCATGGCAGCTCCTGTGGCATCAGGGCTATCGCACCTTTAAGTGGAAAATTGCGGTCTACCCCTGGGAGCAGGAGCAGCGGATCTTGGCGCAACTAGTGGCGACGTTGCCATCCTCGGCACAGCTCCGTCTTGATGCCAACGCGGGACTGGACTGGCTGCAAGCAACCCAATGGCTCCAATGTTGTGACCAAATCAACCATGGTGAAGCACTTCCCCGGATTGAATTTTTGGAGCAACCCCTAGCCGTTGATCAGTTCCCGGCCCTCTTAGACTTAAGCCGCCGCTACGCCACCCCCCTGGCTCTGGATGAATCGGTTGCCACCCTGAGACAATTGCAAGCTTGCTATCACCAAGGGTGGCGGGGAATTTTTGTGATCAAGCCAGCGATCGCTGGTTCTCCCAGGCAACTACGACGGCTCTGCCACGAGTATCAATTGGATTGGGTGGCTTCTTCCGTGTTGGAAACCACTATCGGCAGACAGGCCGGACTGCAACTGGCAGCTACCCTACCCGTCAGCGCCCCTGGAAATCGTCGTGCGGTCGGCTATGGGACGCAGACCTGGATACCGGATGCGCAACTCATTGCTGGAGATGCCGATCCCTTTGCTCCGCCCGCTCCTGAACCTTGA
- a CDS encoding phage holin family protein: MLGYFVITLSTALGLLIVDLVVPGVDIATFPAALLAGVAVGFINAFVRPILSVLSLPITFLTLGLFSFVVNGLCFWLASVLVPGFTVHGFLAFIFGPVVLTFASTFLNKYFAEKGMGSPPDKKLAEKAS; encoded by the coding sequence ATGCTTGGATATTTTGTCATCACCCTGTCAACAGCCTTAGGGCTTCTGATTGTTGATCTAGTGGTACCGGGAGTAGACATCGCCACATTCCCAGCGGCCCTGTTAGCGGGTGTCGCCGTTGGGTTTATCAATGCTTTTGTCAGACCGATTCTGTCAGTTCTCTCACTCCCCATCACCTTCCTGACCTTGGGATTGTTCTCATTTGTGGTCAATGGATTGTGTTTCTGGTTGGCTTCAGTGCTTGTGCCTGGCTTTACAGTCCACGGCTTCTTGGCCTTCATTTTTGGCCCCGTTGTCCTCACCTTTGCCAGCACCTTCTTGAACAAGTACTTTGCTGAAAAAGGCATGGGTTCACCCCCCGACAAAAAACTTGCTGAAAAGGCCAGTTAG
- the lnt gene encoding apolipoprotein N-acyltransferase → MKTRWLKALVALGSGLLMGLAPAPLNLWLLAWVALVPLWVWMAQPRRSGKPLTFLALLWGMGYHGLALSWITGLHPLTWMGIPWLASLGIVLFCWLFITLWGAVMVLLWGWSLRWLGRLLPVAPWWRILAGTALWCGLEYLWGLGPLYWTALAYTQSPHNLAILHLGQLSGPLTVSAAIVAVNGGIAEAWIHDQAHPRRLMPLNPSASNSQRHSLLNASSEILCRGLGGVVVLFVAVHLLGLWLYSRPLVQTPRDVLNIGIVQGNIPTRIKLSATGIQQAIAGYTSGYETLADQGVAAVLTPEGALPLLWEPQQLRGNPLYEAVLRQGVVLWLGTWLPQRNLTSADGSVPITQSLLTITGTGEIFSHFNKIKLVPLGEYTPFAELLGGLMHRLSVSQSDLLPGSLSQHFDTPFGRAAVAICYEVAFPDILRDQVAAGGQFILTASNVDPYSPIALSQHFAQATMRAIETDRWLVQATNTGYSGVIDPHGRIQWRSQHNVYAIHAATIQRRQTQTLYDHWGNWFTPLLLMVSLGSGGLLLVLKGSTR, encoded by the coding sequence ATGAAAACTCGGTGGTTAAAGGCTCTTGTGGCTTTAGGAAGTGGTTTGCTGATGGGACTTGCCCCTGCGCCCTTGAATCTCTGGCTCCTCGCTTGGGTGGCGTTGGTACCGCTGTGGGTTTGGATGGCTCAGCCCCGGCGTTCCGGCAAGCCGTTAACCTTTCTAGCCCTGCTTTGGGGAATGGGATATCACGGCCTGGCGCTCTCCTGGATTACCGGACTTCATCCTCTGACCTGGATGGGAATTCCCTGGTTGGCGAGTTTAGGGATTGTCCTGTTTTGCTGGCTGTTCATTACCCTTTGGGGAGCTGTGATGGTTCTTCTCTGGGGCTGGAGCCTGCGCTGGTTGGGGCGGCTGCTCCCCGTTGCCCCTTGGTGGCGTATCCTCGCAGGCACCGCTCTTTGGTGTGGCTTGGAATACCTCTGGGGGTTGGGACCACTCTACTGGACAGCGTTGGCCTATACCCAAAGTCCCCATAACCTGGCGATCTTGCATCTGGGGCAACTCTCCGGCCCCCTGACGGTCTCAGCAGCGATTGTGGCGGTCAATGGGGGCATCGCCGAAGCCTGGATTCATGATCAAGCCCACCCCCGGCGTCTGATGCCGTTGAATCCTTCCGCCTCCAATTCTCAACGACATTCGCTGCTGAACGCTAGTTCTGAAATCCTGTGCAGGGGTCTGGGAGGAGTGGTGGTGCTTTTTGTGGCGGTGCATTTGCTGGGTTTATGGCTCTACAGTCGTCCCCTGGTGCAAACTCCCAGGGATGTACTGAACATTGGCATCGTCCAAGGCAATATTCCCACCCGGATTAAACTCTCAGCTACGGGAATTCAACAGGCGATCGCAGGTTATACCAGTGGCTACGAAACCTTAGCTGATCAGGGTGTGGCAGCGGTACTGACCCCTGAAGGAGCCTTACCCCTACTCTGGGAACCGCAACAACTACGGGGAAACCCCCTCTATGAGGCCGTGCTACGCCAAGGCGTGGTGCTGTGGTTGGGAACCTGGTTGCCCCAAAGGAATCTCACCAGCGCAGACGGATCAGTACCGATTACCCAGAGCCTGCTAACGATTACGGGGACGGGAGAAATCTTCAGTCACTTCAACAAGATTAAGCTGGTTCCCTTAGGAGAATACACCCCCTTTGCTGAACTTCTGGGAGGGTTGATGCATCGCCTCTCGGTGAGCCAATCGGATCTCCTACCTGGCAGTCTGAGTCAGCATTTTGACACACCATTTGGCCGAGCAGCGGTGGCAATTTGTTATGAAGTGGCCTTTCCAGACATCTTACGAGACCAGGTGGCAGCGGGGGGGCAGTTTATTCTCACCGCTTCCAATGTTGATCCCTACAGCCCGATTGCCCTCTCCCAACACTTCGCCCAAGCAACCATGCGAGCCATTGAAACAGATCGCTGGCTGGTTCAGGCAACCAATACGGGCTACTCAGGGGTGATCGATCCCCATGGCCGCATTCAGTGGCGATCTCAGCACAATGTCTATGCCATTCATGCGGCCACGATTCAGCGCCGCCAAACCCAGACCCTCTATGATCATTGGGGCAACTGGTTCACCCCATTGCTACTGATGGTTAGTCTGGGCAGCGGAGGACTGCTGCTCGTCCTCAAAGGCTCCACCCGATGA
- a CDS encoding recombinase family protein: MRIIAYLYTDSLLEPQPDHDLWGWEIDRVYQDLSVRKPSPHRELRPQFQQLLTDAQVEAADYLLIRRLEELGTSLQQVSDRLSELTVLGIQVITTEQNYPLATPASDPSLGAIAIDSSAAIAATDQRVSLLKLLQEVQRQQRSRQIRQGHARNRLKAIPPPGRAPYGYRRGKERYALDRNAATVVKDFFEHFLLYGSLRGAVRYLDQQHGKKISVSTAHRWLTNPVYRGDLAYHNGQTLSNTHVPILSREEAAQVDRLLRRNRRLPPRTASAPRSLAGLVICAACQSPMTITRVTAPRRVQEYLYLRPTRCPQQPRCGSLVYDQVLEQTIQVICRDLPLAVAGGPLPDMEGIKQGLVGAIAQKEGVLDQIPDLVHTGVLDSETAELRVYKLRTEISQLQAQMAQLPPVNLQALAQTVSIPRFWLDLSEAERRFYFREFIRQIEILREPQQVLVRLSFIFG; this comes from the coding sequence ATGAGAATCATTGCCTATCTCTATACTGATTCGTTACTAGAGCCCCAGCCTGATCATGACCTTTGGGGCTGGGAAATCGATCGGGTTTACCAAGATCTGTCAGTGCGCAAGCCTTCTCCCCATCGAGAACTCCGCCCCCAGTTTCAACAACTCCTCACCGATGCCCAGGTGGAAGCGGCGGACTATTTATTGATTCGTCGGTTAGAAGAACTGGGCACATCTTTGCAACAGGTCAGCGATCGCCTCTCAGAATTGACCGTCTTGGGCATCCAGGTGATCACAACCGAACAAAACTATCCCCTGGCAACTCCAGCCAGTGATCCGTCCCTTGGGGCGATCGCCATCGACTCCTCTGCCGCCATTGCCGCAACGGATCAGCGCGTCAGTCTCCTGAAATTGTTACAGGAGGTTCAACGCCAACAGCGCAGCCGCCAGATTCGCCAGGGTCATGCCCGCAATCGACTGAAGGCTATACCCCCTCCTGGTCGTGCCCCCTATGGGTATCGCCGAGGGAAGGAGCGTTACGCCCTCGATCGCAACGCCGCCACAGTGGTCAAGGATTTTTTTGAACATTTTCTCCTCTATGGATCGTTGCGGGGAGCCGTTCGCTATCTCGATCAGCAACACGGCAAGAAAATTTCGGTGTCCACCGCCCATCGTTGGCTGACGAACCCAGTCTACCGAGGAGATTTGGCTTATCACAATGGTCAAACCCTCTCCAATACCCATGTGCCGATTCTCTCGCGGGAAGAAGCCGCTCAGGTGGATCGGCTGTTACGTCGGAATCGGCGGTTGCCCCCTCGCACCGCCAGTGCTCCCCGATCCTTGGCAGGGTTGGTGATCTGCGCTGCTTGCCAGTCTCCCATGACCATTACCCGTGTGACGGCTCCGCGCCGGGTGCAGGAATATCTCTATCTACGACCCACCCGGTGTCCCCAGCAACCTCGATGTGGCTCGTTGGTTTATGACCAGGTGCTGGAGCAAACGATTCAGGTGATTTGTCGTGATCTGCCCTTGGCGGTGGCAGGGGGGCCGCTCCCAGATATGGAGGGAATCAAGCAGGGACTTGTAGGGGCGATCGCGCAAAAAGAAGGGGTGTTAGACCAGATCCCAGACTTAGTTCACACCGGAGTATTGGATAGCGAAACCGCAGAGTTGCGAGTTTATAAGCTGCGAACTGAAATATCTCAATTACAAGCCCAGATGGCACAACTGCCCCCGGTTAATTTGCAAGCATTGGCTCAAACCGTCTCGATTCCGCGTTTTTGGCTGGATCTCTCAGAGGCAGAGCGGCGTTTCTACTTTCGGGAATTTATTCGTCAGATTGAGATTTTACGGGAGCCTCAGCAGGTGTTAGTTCGTTTGAGCTTTATTTTCGGGTAA
- a CDS encoding VOC family protein, protein MQIQITHCLHAALLVSDLEQSTHFYGSILGLPQVDRALKFPGVWYQVGSFQIHLIAAATVPSDRINEDKWGRNRHIAFSVANVQAAQDCLLAHGCPIQTSASGRAALFTQDPDGNMIELSQG, encoded by the coding sequence ATGCAGATTCAGATTACCCACTGTCTTCATGCCGCACTTTTGGTCTCTGATTTAGAGCAGTCAACCCACTTCTACGGCAGCATTCTGGGACTCCCCCAGGTCGATCGAGCACTGAAATTTCCAGGAGTCTGGTATCAAGTTGGGAGCTTCCAGATTCACTTGATTGCAGCTGCTACTGTCCCTAGTGATCGGATTAATGAGGATAAATGGGGGCGAAATCGCCACATTGCTTTCTCAGTGGCTAATGTGCAAGCAGCCCAGGATTGCCTCCTAGCACATGGGTGCCCGATCCAGACCAGTGCCTCGGGTCGCGCCGCGCTCTTTACCCAAGATCCAGATGGCAACATGATTGAATTAAGTCAAGGTTGA
- a CDS encoding F0F1 ATP synthase subunit gamma has product MANLKSIRDRIKSVKNTKKITEAMRLVAAAKVRRAQEQVIATRPFADRLAQVLYGLQARLKFEEADLPLLKKRDVQKVGLLVISGDRGLCGAYNTNVIRRAETRARELASDGIGYQYVLVGRKATQYFQRREQPIDASYVGIEQIPTADEASMIANELLSLFLSESVDRVELVYTRFVSLISSRPVIQTLLPLDPQGLEVSDDEIFRLTTRGGQFQVERERVPASTQALPQDMLFEQDPVQILNALLPLYLNNQILRALQESAASELAARMTAMNNASENASDLISSLTLSYNKARQAAITQEILEVVGGAEALK; this is encoded by the coding sequence ATGGCAAATCTCAAAAGTATCCGCGATCGCATCAAGTCGGTCAAAAACACGAAAAAGATCACGGAAGCCATGCGCCTAGTGGCTGCTGCCAAAGTGCGTCGTGCCCAGGAACAGGTGATTGCTACCCGTCCCTTTGCCGATCGCCTAGCCCAGGTGCTCTATGGACTTCAGGCACGACTCAAGTTTGAAGAGGCCGATTTACCGCTGCTGAAAAAACGTGACGTTCAGAAGGTCGGATTACTCGTGATTTCGGGTGATCGTGGTCTTTGTGGTGCTTACAACACCAATGTCATCCGCCGAGCCGAGACCCGAGCCCGGGAATTAGCCTCTGACGGGATTGGGTACCAATATGTGCTGGTAGGCCGCAAAGCCACTCAGTACTTTCAGCGTCGGGAGCAACCGATTGACGCTTCCTACGTCGGGATTGAACAAATTCCCACGGCAGACGAAGCTTCGATGATTGCCAATGAATTACTGTCTCTGTTTCTCTCCGAATCCGTCGATCGCGTCGAGTTGGTCTACACTCGGTTTGTTTCCTTAATTAGCTCACGTCCCGTCATTCAAACCCTGCTGCCCCTTGATCCTCAAGGTCTGGAGGTCAGTGATGATGAAATTTTCCGGCTGACAACCCGGGGCGGACAATTCCAGGTGGAGCGGGAGCGAGTCCCAGCCTCGACCCAAGCACTTCCCCAGGACATGCTCTTTGAGCAAGATCCAGTACAAATTCTGAATGCACTTTTGCCCCTGTATTTAAATAACCAGATTCTGCGGGCACTCCAAGAATCAGCCGCTAGCGAACTGGCGGCACGAATGACTGCGATGAACAACGCCAGCGAAAACGCCAGCGACCTGATTAGTAGCCTGACGCTGTCCTATAACAAGGCACGGCAAGCCGCCATCACCCAGGAAATTCTGGAGGTCGTTGGTGGTGCTGAAGCTCTGAAATAA
- a CDS encoding YqaE/Pmp3 family membrane protein, producing MRILIGIVLPPLGIFLTFGFGPTLLINILLTLLGWIPGSIHAVWAIAKHEELDSKQAPKAS from the coding sequence ATGAGAATTCTGATCGGTATCGTCCTTCCCCCCCTGGGTATTTTTCTGACCTTCGGCTTCGGCCCCACCCTATTAATTAACATTTTGCTCACGCTGTTGGGTTGGATTCCAGGCAGTATTCATGCCGTTTGGGCGATCGCCAAACATGAAGAACTAGATAGCAAGCAAGCCCCCAAGGCGAGTTAA
- the atpA gene encoding F0F1 ATP synthase subunit alpha, with translation MVSIRPDEISSIIRQQIEQYDQDVKVSNVGTVLQVGDGIARIYGLEQVKAGELLEFADGTVGIAQNLEEDNVGAVLMGDGRAIQEGSTVTSTGRIAQIPLGEAMIGRVVDALARPLDGKGEIHTTESRLIESPAPGIIDRRSVYEPMQTGITAIDSMIPIGRGQRELIIGDRQTGKTSIAVDTILNQKGGDVVCVYVAIGQKASTVANVINVFQEKGAMDYTIVVAANANDPATLQYLAPYTGATLAEYFMYRGKATLVIYDDLSKQAQAYRQMSLLLRRPPGREAYPGDVFYLHSRLLERAAKLSNELGEGSMTALPIIETQAGDVSAYIPTNVISITDGQIFLSTDLFNAGLRPAVNAGISVSRVGSAAQTKAMKQVAGKVKLELAQFAELEAFAQFASDLDKATQNQLARGQRLRELLKQPQYSPLPLAEQVAIIYAGINGYLDDLPVEKVTGFTKGLRDYLRTSKARYGELLQTEKKLGDEAETLLKEAIAEFKKTFLATV, from the coding sequence ATGGTAAGCATTAGACCTGACGAAATCAGCAGTATTATTCGGCAGCAAATTGAGCAGTATGACCAAGACGTTAAGGTCTCTAACGTCGGTACGGTGTTGCAAGTGGGCGATGGTATTGCCCGGATCTATGGCCTCGAGCAGGTCAAGGCTGGTGAACTTTTAGAGTTTGCAGATGGCACCGTAGGGATCGCCCAGAATCTTGAAGAAGATAACGTCGGGGCGGTGTTAATGGGGGATGGCCGTGCCATCCAAGAAGGTAGTACCGTCACCTCCACGGGGAGAATTGCCCAAATTCCCCTGGGTGAAGCCATGATCGGGCGGGTGGTGGATGCCCTCGCCCGCCCCTTAGATGGAAAAGGGGAAATTCACACCACGGAATCTCGCCTGATTGAATCCCCCGCCCCTGGGATTATTGACCGTCGTTCGGTCTATGAACCGATGCAAACCGGTATTACCGCAATTGACTCCATGATCCCCATTGGCCGGGGACAGCGGGAATTGATCATCGGCGATCGCCAAACCGGGAAAACTTCCATTGCGGTCGATACCATCCTCAACCAAAAGGGCGGCGATGTCGTCTGCGTCTATGTGGCCATTGGTCAGAAAGCTTCGACGGTTGCCAATGTGATCAACGTCTTCCAGGAAAAGGGAGCAATGGATTACACCATTGTGGTTGCAGCCAACGCTAACGATCCGGCAACCTTGCAATATCTGGCACCCTACACCGGAGCCACTCTGGCCGAGTACTTCATGTACCGTGGCAAAGCTACCTTGGTGATCTATGATGACCTCTCCAAGCAAGCCCAGGCCTATCGTCAAATGTCCCTGTTGCTGCGTCGTCCCCCTGGTCGGGAAGCCTATCCTGGGGATGTGTTCTATCTCCACTCTCGCTTGCTGGAGCGGGCAGCGAAACTCAGTAATGAACTGGGGGAAGGGAGCATGACAGCGCTGCCGATTATTGAAACCCAAGCCGGTGATGTGTCGGCCTACATTCCTACGAACGTGATCTCGATTACGGACGGTCAAATTTTCCTCTCCACCGATCTGTTCAATGCGGGATTGCGCCCGGCGGTGAATGCGGGGATCTCCGTCTCTCGGGTGGGTTCGGCAGCGCAGACAAAGGCGATGAAGCAAGTGGCTGGGAAGGTAAAACTAGAGCTGGCTCAGTTTGCTGAATTAGAAGCCTTTGCACAATTTGCCTCAGATTTGGATAAGGCGACTCAGAATCAACTGGCGCGGGGTCAGCGTCTGCGGGAACTGCTAAAGCAACCACAATATTCTCCCCTGCCCTTGGCTGAGCAGGTGGCGATTATTTACGCTGGCATCAACGGTTATCTAGATGATCTCCCGGTGGAGAAGGTGACTGGCTTCACCAAGGGTCTGCGGGACTACCTGCGCACCAGCAAAGCTCGCTATGGGGAGCTACTTCAGACCGAAAAGAAACTGGGTGATGAGGCTGAAACCCTGTTGAAGGAAGCGATCGCGGAATTCAAGAAGACCTTTCTGGCAACGGTGTAA